One segment of Nostoc flagelliforme CCNUN1 DNA contains the following:
- the msrA gene encoding peptide-methionine (S)-S-oxide reductase MsrA → MGLFGFGKKSVMPTPEEALSGRAQSMSVPAAHYVNKNPLQPPYPDGLEKAIFGLGCFWGAERKFWQLKGVYTTAVGYAAGFTPNPTYEEVCSGRTGHNEVVLVVFDPKVISYSELLKVFWESHNPTQGMRQGNDAGTQYRSGIYVYSESQKQLAEASREAYQQALNSAGYGKITTEILDAPEFYYAEAYHQQYLAKNPNGYCGLGGTNVSCPVGVVESQVSS, encoded by the coding sequence ATGGGACTATTCGGATTTGGCAAAAAGTCAGTTATGCCCACACCTGAAGAAGCTTTGTCAGGAAGGGCACAATCTATGTCAGTACCCGCAGCTCATTATGTCAATAAGAATCCCTTACAACCCCCTTATCCCGATGGATTAGAGAAGGCAATTTTTGGCTTGGGCTGTTTTTGGGGTGCAGAACGCAAATTCTGGCAACTTAAAGGAGTTTACACCACCGCAGTGGGTTACGCTGCTGGGTTCACACCCAATCCCACCTATGAAGAGGTATGTAGTGGGCGAACCGGTCACAATGAAGTGGTGTTGGTTGTGTTTGATCCCAAAGTAATTAGTTATTCCGAACTGCTCAAAGTCTTCTGGGAAAGCCACAATCCTACCCAAGGGATGCGCCAAGGTAATGATGCTGGCACTCAATACCGTTCCGGAATTTATGTATATTCCGAAAGTCAAAAACAGCTAGCAGAAGCATCGCGGGAAGCTTATCAGCAAGCCCTCAACAGCGCAGGTTATGGCAAGATTACTACAGAAATCTTGGATGCGCCGGAATTCTACTACGCTGAAGCTTACCATCAGCAATACCTGGCTAAAAATCCCAACGGGTATTGTGGTTTGGGAGGGACAAACGTATCTTGTCCCGTGGGTGTAGTTGAATCGCAAGTTAGTAGTTAG
- a CDS encoding serine/threonine protein kinase: MLQPEQILQDRYQIERQLGNNGIRQTWLAKDLQAPNGENSTVVVKLLAFGGTVQWDDLKLFEREAQILKQLNHPRIPRYIDYFCIDDRTLWFALIQEYIPGESLKEKLAIGERFSEKQARKIAVEVLNILIYLHELNPGVLHRDIKPSNLIWGEDNRIYLVDFGAVQDKAAREGVTFTVVGTYGYAPMEQFGGRAVAASDLYALGATLIHLLTGTSPSDLPQQDLRLQFADRVNLSPSFVSWLQKLIEPAPEQRFTNAREALNVLKSRLAIKSANKNQLLPLKEIINNSGCGINNHNETVPEEILGWNWGAFLMPWLWMWPNQVWCGVFCFIPRFSWFLAIAFGAKGNEWAWKSRRWNSIEQFKAHQRGWAIAGILIGGPISIMMWVRAIALLQAAF, encoded by the coding sequence ATGCTGCAACCAGAACAGATATTGCAAGATCGTTATCAAATCGAACGCCAACTCGGCAACAATGGAATTCGTCAAACTTGGCTAGCCAAGGATTTACAAGCCCCTAATGGCGAAAATTCGACTGTTGTAGTCAAACTTTTGGCCTTTGGTGGTACTGTGCAGTGGGATGATTTGAAACTTTTTGAGAGGGAAGCACAAATTCTTAAACAGCTAAATCATCCCCGCATTCCTCGATATATAGATTATTTTTGTATCGACGATCGCACACTCTGGTTTGCTTTAATACAAGAATATATTCCTGGTGAGTCGCTCAAGGAAAAACTTGCTATTGGCGAAAGGTTTAGTGAAAAGCAAGCTAGAAAAATTGCTGTTGAGGTTTTAAATATTCTCATCTATCTACATGAGTTAAATCCAGGGGTATTGCATAGAGATATTAAACCGAGTAATTTAATCTGGGGCGAAGATAATCGGATTTATTTAGTTGATTTTGGTGCAGTTCAAGATAAAGCGGCAAGAGAGGGCGTTACTTTTACTGTTGTCGGTACTTATGGTTATGCCCCAATGGAGCAATTTGGTGGTCGAGCAGTTGCGGCTTCAGACCTCTATGCACTGGGTGCGACTCTGATTCATTTGTTAACAGGAACTTCCCCCTCTGATTTACCCCAGCAGGATTTGCGGTTGCAATTTGCAGACCGAGTTAACTTGAGTCCCAGTTTTGTCAGTTGGCTACAAAAGTTGATAGAACCTGCTCCAGAACAACGATTTACTAATGCCCGTGAAGCGCTGAATGTTCTCAAATCTCGTTTGGCTATCAAATCCGCAAACAAGAATCAGCTTTTACCGCTAAAAGAAATAATCAACAATTCTGGATGTGGGATAAATAATCACAATGAAACAGTCCCAGAGGAAATTCTCGGTTGGAACTGGGGCGCATTTCTCATGCCTTGGTTGTGGATGTGGCCGAATCAAGTATGGTGTGGCGTGTTCTGTTTTATACCAAGATTTTCGTGGTTTCTGGCGATCGCATTCGGTGCAAAAGGCAATGAGTGGGCTTGGAAAAGTAGACGTTGGAACAGTATTGAACAATTCAAAGCGCATCAAAGAGGCTGGGCGATCGCTGGTATTCTAATTGGAGGGCCGATTAGTATTATGATGTGGGTTCGAGCGATCGCTTTACTCCAAGCTGCATTTTAG
- a CDS encoding LysM peptidoglycan-binding domain-containing protein has translation MATRKFFEPRLADLELFSEISDEVQASVRGGLTHKHTVSRGDTLSGLAKVYCEDSNKWPQIYKANKNKIGSNPNLIHRGQVLTIPCVTQRIWNQINI, from the coding sequence ATGGCTACGAGAAAGTTTTTTGAACCACGTCTGGCTGATTTGGAACTATTTAGCGAAATTTCAGATGAAGTCCAAGCTTCTGTTAGAGGAGGTTTGACACATAAACATACAGTAAGTAGGGGTGATACGCTATCAGGTTTAGCTAAGGTTTATTGTGAAGATAGTAATAAGTGGCCTCAAATTTACAAGGCTAATAAAAACAAGATAGGCTCTAACCCCAACTTGATTCATCGTGGTCAAGTACTCACTATCCCTTGCGTGACGCAGAGGATTTGGAACCAAATCAATATATAG
- the rfbB gene encoding dTDP-glucose 4,6-dehydratase has translation MSRRLLVTGGAGFIGANFVHHWCKIYPDDQVVVLDALTYAGNRLNLALVEGGENFRFVQGDICDRTIIDELLSTENIDTIAHFAAESHVDRSILGPAAFVQTNVVGTFTLLEAFRKHWEAKAQPSDYRFLHVSTDEVYGSLGPDDAAFCETTPYAPNSPYSASKAGSDHLVRAYYHTYNLPTIITNCSNNYGPYQFPEKLIPLMCINTLIGKPLPVYGDGKNVRDWLYVGDHCGALDVVINHGQPGETYNIGGNNEVENLNLVQLLCQMMDELAPDLPVHPAKHLITFVKDRPGHDRRYAINANKIKTQLGWTPSVTIAEGLRLTVEWYLNHRDWWEPLLSAEYQAYYRKNYLQSANQC, from the coding sequence ATGAGTCGGCGGTTATTAGTTACTGGGGGTGCGGGGTTTATTGGGGCAAATTTTGTCCATCACTGGTGTAAGATTTATCCAGATGACCAGGTGGTAGTGTTGGATGCGCTTACCTACGCGGGAAATCGTCTGAATTTGGCGCTAGTTGAGGGAGGAGAGAATTTTCGGTTTGTGCAGGGAGATATTTGCGATCGCACCATCATAGACGAGTTATTATCAACTGAAAATATAGATACCATCGCCCATTTTGCTGCTGAATCTCATGTTGACCGTTCGATTCTTGGGCCGGCTGCATTTGTCCAAACTAATGTGGTAGGAACTTTCACGCTGCTAGAAGCTTTTCGGAAACATTGGGAAGCAAAAGCACAGCCATCTGATTATCGTTTTTTACACGTTTCTACTGATGAAGTTTACGGTAGTTTGGGCCCAGATGATGCAGCTTTTTGTGAAACTACACCTTACGCTCCCAATAGTCCCTATTCAGCCTCAAAAGCCGGTAGCGATCACTTAGTGCGTGCTTATTACCATACTTACAACCTCCCGACAATTATCACAAATTGCTCTAATAATTACGGCCCTTATCAGTTTCCTGAAAAGCTAATTCCCCTGATGTGTATCAACACTTTGATAGGTAAGCCATTACCTGTTTATGGTGATGGTAAAAATGTGCGCGATTGGCTTTATGTGGGCGATCATTGTGGTGCTTTAGATGTAGTAATCAATCACGGACAACCAGGGGAAACATACAATATTGGTGGTAATAATGAGGTGGAAAATCTCAATCTGGTGCAGCTTTTGTGTCAGATGATGGATGAATTAGCACCTGATTTACCTGTGCATCCGGCAAAGCATTTGATTACTTTTGTCAAGGATAGACCTGGACATGACAGGAGATATGCAATTAATGCAAACAAGATTAAAACTCAGCTTGGTTGGACACCTTCAGTAACAATTGCTGAGGGTTTACGTTTAACAGTTGAATGGTATCTCAATCATCGTGATTGGTGGGAACCTCTGCTGTCTGCGGAATATCAAGCTTACTATCGCAAAAATTATCTGCAATCTGCAAATCAATGTTGA
- a CDS encoding glycosyltransferase yields the protein MRKLYFLLPGTDGKFACGGLWAELKALNLVQQFCSADIVTYRQREKGKLFIDDLLKEKNLNDVIFVISWGFDIAQLVAKLKQYNVVYHAHSAGYPFRLPASIPIVTVSRYTMGYWGEKSPNSLIYYLPNQISDEFQNLGLERDIDILVQTRKSSEYLIKELIPALQKRCKVLVVDSYIEDLPGLFNRAKVYLYDSAEYWAQQRVSEGFGLQPMEALACGCQVFSSVNGGLADYLDPGFNCYKIAGYSQEYDVQRILKVIDSSVAFSLSEEFLAEYRTENIIKRFQVILDELNEFFDHKIQQPSNIKSLTRIRVAKLFAQRIYGKLRKKYFK from the coding sequence ATGAGAAAACTTTACTTCTTACTTCCTGGTACAGATGGCAAATTTGCCTGTGGTGGTCTTTGGGCTGAGTTAAAAGCACTTAATCTGGTTCAGCAGTTCTGTAGTGCTGATATCGTAACTTACCGCCAACGAGAAAAAGGTAAGCTTTTTATTGATGATTTGCTAAAAGAGAAAAATTTAAATGATGTAATTTTTGTTATTAGTTGGGGATTTGATATAGCTCAACTTGTGGCTAAACTTAAGCAATACAATGTTGTTTACCATGCACATAGTGCAGGTTATCCATTTAGGCTACCCGCAAGTATTCCAATCGTCACTGTTAGCCGCTATACAATGGGATATTGGGGAGAAAAATCACCCAACTCTCTAATTTATTATTTGCCCAATCAAATTTCTGATGAGTTTCAAAATTTAGGGCTGGAACGGGATATTGATATTTTAGTTCAAACTCGGAAATCTTCTGAGTATTTAATTAAAGAATTGATTCCAGCGTTACAAAAACGTTGTAAAGTATTGGTTGTTGATTCATACATAGAGGATTTACCTGGACTATTCAACCGAGCTAAGGTTTACCTATATGATTCGGCTGAGTACTGGGCGCAACAGCGTGTCAGCGAAGGGTTTGGCCTACAACCAATGGAAGCTCTTGCCTGTGGTTGTCAAGTATTTTCTAGTGTCAACGGTGGACTAGCTGATTACTTAGACCCTGGATTTAATTGCTATAAAATTGCTGGATATTCACAAGAATATGATGTCCAACGGATTCTAAAAGTGATTGATTCTTCAGTAGCTTTTAGTTTGTCTGAAGAGTTTTTAGCTGAATATCGAACTGAAAATATTATTAAGCGTTTCCAAGTTATTCTGGATGAGTTAAATGAGTTTTTTGACCACAAGATACAGCAGCCATCTAATATTAAGAGTTTGACGAGAATACGTGTGGCAAAATTGTTCGCTCAGAGGATATACGGGAAGCTGAGGAAGAAATATTTTAAGTAA
- a CDS encoding DUF6391 domain-containing protein has product MNTSASFEGSSSPFKFLNFHFTTPVSEKIPSLEDRFSEFPQPTQDADLLRQLSFIPGLKEILMIRQVHALEHATVWVLSESKSAYPAQGEPSNVQLDNELLSGLSTEQGFYLYGEVNISDLRRAVILARHRLTNGEWDLAVHPRCGTNLSVAMLLTAGLAVGVHLLLPFRPIEQIIGLGLAATTAAELAPDLGSMAQRYLTTAIPFNLTIDNITRTRDVWGRHAHFVKVGWQE; this is encoded by the coding sequence ATGAATACTTCCGCTTCTTTTGAGGGTAGCTCGTCTCCCTTTAAATTTTTGAACTTTCATTTTACCACACCTGTATCTGAGAAAATTCCAAGTCTTGAAGACCGATTTTCAGAGTTTCCGCAACCCACACAAGATGCCGACTTACTCAGACAGCTATCGTTTATTCCAGGGTTGAAAGAAATTCTGATGATACGGCAGGTTCACGCTTTAGAACACGCTACTGTTTGGGTTCTTAGCGAATCCAAAAGTGCCTATCCTGCCCAAGGTGAACCTAGTAACGTTCAACTAGATAACGAACTATTAAGCGGTTTGTCTACTGAGCAGGGATTCTATCTCTATGGTGAGGTGAATATTAGTGATTTGCGGCGTGCGGTCATACTTGCTCGACATCGCCTCACCAATGGAGAATGGGATTTAGCTGTACATCCCCGTTGCGGGACAAATTTATCAGTAGCAATGCTCTTAACAGCTGGACTAGCTGTGGGTGTGCATCTATTACTACCATTTCGACCAATCGAGCAAATTATCGGTTTGGGGTTAGCAGCAACGACAGCCGCCGAACTCGCACCTGATTTAGGTTCTATGGCACAGCGTTACCTAACAACAGCCATTCCTTTTAACCTAACAATTGACAATATTACCCGTACACGCGACGTTTGGGGGCGTCATGCACATTTTGTTAAAGTGGGCTGGCAAGAGTAA
- the pedR gene encoding photosynthetic electron transport-dependent transcriptional regulator PedR: MAGGKSETPVSLSDRELQIIDLVAAGLTNQEIAGKLEISKRTVDNHISNILTKTETENRVALVRWALQWGKVCLNDVNCCTLPNQIE, from the coding sequence ATGGCTGGTGGCAAGTCTGAGACCCCCGTTAGTCTGTCAGACAGAGAACTGCAAATTATCGACTTAGTAGCCGCTGGCTTAACTAACCAAGAAATTGCAGGAAAACTGGAGATTAGCAAGCGTACAGTTGATAACCATATCAGTAATATTCTTACCAAGACCGAGACAGAAAATCGAGTAGCTCTTGTCCGCTGGGCTTTACAGTGGGGCAAAGTCTGTTTGAATGATGTCAATTGCTGTACTCTGCCTAACCAGATCGAATAA
- a CDS encoding carbohydrate kinase family protein: MSNPRVLCLGEVLFDCLADQLGLKLEEVKSWTPYPGGAPANVACALVKLGTPAGFIGAVGEDEPGNALVKLLQDVGVETTGVQRHPTAPTRQVYVTRDLAGDRTFAGFGQYDTAEFADTRLQAKQLPNSLFEDADFLVLGTLELAYPESEVAIHRALELAEHYDLKIVLDVNWRPVFWDEPNIAHQKIPELFKRVDFLKLSKEEAEWLFETADPGAITYRLASIEGVLVTDGENGCSYCLGENEGKLPSFSIPVIDTTGAGDSFLAGFIHQLSQHGIHSLRDAETAKRIVTYASAVGALTTIKPGAIASQPTDAEVQAFLASDQL; this comes from the coding sequence ATGAGCAATCCCCGTGTTTTGTGTCTCGGTGAAGTTTTGTTTGATTGTTTAGCCGATCAATTGGGGCTAAAGCTGGAAGAAGTAAAATCCTGGACTCCGTATCCCGGAGGAGCACCAGCTAACGTAGCCTGTGCTTTAGTCAAGCTGGGCACGCCAGCAGGATTTATCGGAGCCGTTGGTGAAGATGAACCAGGGAATGCACTAGTCAAGCTATTACAAGATGTAGGTGTAGAGACGACGGGGGTACAACGCCATCCTACAGCACCAACGCGGCAAGTTTATGTTACACGGGATTTAGCAGGCGATCGCACCTTCGCCGGATTTGGTCAGTATGATACCGCAGAATTTGCCGATACTCGCCTGCAAGCTAAACAATTGCCAAATTCGCTGTTTGAAGACGCAGATTTTCTGGTTTTGGGTACTTTGGAATTAGCCTATCCTGAAAGTGAAGTGGCAATTCACCGCGCCCTAGAGTTAGCAGAACATTACGACCTGAAGATTGTGCTGGATGTCAACTGGCGGCCTGTATTTTGGGACGAGCCAAATATAGCTCATCAAAAAATTCCAGAATTATTTAAGCGAGTCGATTTCCTGAAACTCTCCAAAGAAGAAGCTGAATGGCTATTTGAAACCGCAGATCCCGGAGCCATCACTTACCGCCTAGCTTCAATTGAAGGGGTGCTAGTAACAGATGGAGAAAACGGTTGTAGCTACTGTTTGGGTGAGAACGAAGGCAAATTACCGTCGTTTTCCATCCCCGTGATTGATACAACTGGCGCAGGGGATAGCTTTTTAGCAGGATTTATCCACCAGTTGAGTCAGCATGGCATCCACAGCTTGCGGGATGCAGAAACAGCAAAACGTATTGTCACTTATGCCAGTGCTGTTGGGGCACTGACTACCATTAAACCAGGTGCGATCGCTTCTCAACCTACAGATGCTGAAGTTCAAGCTTTTCTCGCCTCTGATCAACTTTAG
- a CDS encoding SAM-dependent methyltransferase: protein MTSSIPKDVKIHTPLVGDVNNKSRITYQASRTAIAGFNGIVMAAAEAYINGLQIPDPLLKNLLNLSIQISYKYFPSLLVPYEWLLQESDRLAEGSHELMKVQYNLPEEMFSLILKETELLYPKYTMALWEKGASNLEQAQMDMLDDLIAKAGIEDGDEILDLGCGWGSASNYILSRFPRVKVTAVNLSHQQCEYIRNKMQDPSSYLSSDRFTLYEEDFNDIDLGTKFDKIMAIGLFEHVGNLTKSFPKLASILKDDGKILIHIITTKLPYNITHPFINKYIFPNMRVWNYDVIPKINTDLKTINQWYLNGANYSNTLRNWLINFDQNQAKIKDLNYGMNYGKFCRMWRLYLLLCILYFDGCNGEILGNGQYLLVHT, encoded by the coding sequence ATGACTTCCAGCATTCCAAAAGATGTCAAAATACATACTCCTTTAGTAGGAGATGTGAATAATAAAAGTCGAATTACTTACCAAGCGAGCCGCACAGCGATCGCTGGATTCAATGGAATCGTAATGGCAGCGGCAGAGGCTTATATCAATGGGCTACAAATCCCTGATCCTCTGCTTAAAAACCTTTTAAATCTATCTATCCAAATCAGCTACAAGTATTTTCCCTCTCTTTTAGTTCCTTATGAATGGCTGTTACAAGAAAGCGATCGCCTTGCAGAAGGCTCACATGAACTAATGAAGGTTCAATACAACCTACCCGAAGAAATGTTCAGTCTGATCTTGAAAGAGACAGAACTTTTATATCCCAAATACACGATGGCTTTATGGGAGAAAGGAGCATCTAATCTTGAGCAAGCTCAAATGGATATGCTCGACGATTTAATTGCAAAAGCAGGCATCGAAGATGGAGACGAAATCTTAGATTTGGGATGCGGTTGGGGTTCTGCATCAAATTACATTCTTTCCCGGTTTCCGCGTGTGAAAGTAACGGCTGTTAATTTGAGCCATCAACAATGCGAATATATACGAAATAAAATGCAAGATCCTAGCAGTTACCTCAGTTCAGATAGATTCACTCTATATGAAGAAGACTTTAATGATATTGATTTGGGGACTAAGTTTGATAAAATTATGGCGATTGGGCTGTTTGAACATGTAGGTAATTTAACAAAATCATTCCCAAAACTGGCTTCTATCCTCAAAGATGATGGTAAGATTTTAATTCACATAATCACAACCAAACTACCTTACAATATAACCCATCCTTTTATCAATAAATATATTTTCCCCAATATGCGGGTATGGAATTATGATGTCATACCAAAGATTAATACAGACCTAAAAACCATTAATCAATGGTATTTAAATGGTGCTAATTACTCAAATACCCTCAGAAATTGGTTGATAAATTTTGATCAAAATCAAGCAAAAATCAAAGATTTAAATTATGGCATGAACTATGGCAAGTTCTGCCGGATGTGGAGACTTTATTTGCTCTTGTGCATACTGTATTTTGACGGTTGTAATGGTGAAATTCTTGGTAACGGCCAATACCTGTTGGTTCATACGTGA
- a CDS encoding RnfABCDGE type electron transport complex subunit D produces MLFKDIRDYQISFLGLFLVVGISTRDWTLRPDLIGVLIATCLITQSVLSFVISHWSLANNIDASVASGRVGQMTNNKGQITNLRSALITSLGLSLLLRADHWTTMVIAATSAIASKFLFKFGDKHFFNPGNFGIISALVLTSDAWVSPGQWGEEWWYALLFVGTGGMTLQRIGRWDTTAAFLGSYSLLEAIRNLWLGWTWDVYWHRLMSGSLLLFALFMITDPRSIPNSRIGRVVWAFCIAGLTFILRNYFFVPTAVFWALFILAPLSILLDFLWLAPRFSWQKGNEGDEGDEGDEGAEGAGGELFTPNSSLLTPNS; encoded by the coding sequence ATGTTGTTCAAAGATATACGAGATTATCAAATTTCATTTCTGGGCTTGTTCCTAGTCGTGGGAATCAGTACACGAGACTGGACGTTGCGACCAGATTTGATTGGGGTATTGATCGCCACTTGTTTAATAACCCAATCGGTATTGTCATTTGTCATTAGTCATTGGTCATTGGCAAACAACATAGACGCCTCAGTGGCTTCCGGCAGGGTAGGACAAATGACTAATAACAAAGGACAAATTACGAATCTTCGCAGTGCTTTAATTACCTCACTGGGACTGAGTTTACTGTTGCGGGCTGATCACTGGACGACAATGGTAATAGCTGCAACAAGTGCGATCGCTAGTAAATTTCTCTTTAAATTTGGTGATAAGCATTTCTTCAACCCTGGTAATTTTGGCATCATTTCCGCCTTAGTTCTCACCTCCGATGCCTGGGTTTCGCCGGGACAGTGGGGTGAAGAGTGGTGGTATGCGCTGTTATTTGTCGGGACTGGGGGCATGACTTTGCAGCGCATTGGTCGCTGGGACACCACAGCCGCTTTTTTGGGTAGCTATTCCTTGCTAGAAGCGATTCGCAATCTCTGGCTAGGTTGGACTTGGGATGTTTACTGGCATCGCTTGATGAGCGGCTCGTTGTTGTTGTTCGCCCTATTTATGATTACAGATCCGCGATCGATTCCCAATTCCCGAATTGGGCGGGTAGTTTGGGCATTTTGTATCGCCGGATTAACTTTCATCCTGCGGAATTATTTCTTTGTTCCCACCGCAGTTTTCTGGGCACTGTTCATCCTTGCCCCCTTGAGCATTTTGCTAGATTTTCTCTGGTTAGCCCCACGATTTTCTTGGCAAAAGGGAAATGAGGGAGATGAGGGAGATGAGGGAGATGAGGGAGCAGAGGGAGCAGGAGGAGAACTTTTTACTCCTAACTCCTCACTCCTCACTCCTAACTCCTAA
- a CDS encoding DUF2330 domain-containing protein — translation MKIFRLLTPLLLTIVAVFCFAPAAWAFCGFYVAKADTKLYNKASQVVIARNGDRTVLTMANDYQGEVKDFAIVVPVPTVLQKDQVRVALPSIIERLDAFSAPRLVEYFDPDPCTPLPLFSRNVFLNSAAGRQENFAAQITRGDLGVTVEASFNVDEYDIVILSAKESGGLETWLTQNGYKIPQGAKQLLQPYIRSSMKFFVAKVNLDKFEESGYQLLRPLQISYESPKFMLPIRLGMINATTEQDLIVYILSPQGEAQLTNYRTVKIPSNVNLPVFIKNEFGEFYKSLFQTAYTKEGKRVGFLEYSWDMGSCDPCAADPLTQEELKEAGVFWLNDNSLSKQTKFTPIRRFAPPPLNSNVFISRLHVRYTRDTFPEDLIFLLTANRELFQGRYVLQYPFEGELQCEAGKEYKRSLPKRFEEEAQTLARLTNGNIQDIRKKMKLSVGDLTYTWLENVQSWFGLN, via the coding sequence ATGAAGATTTTTAGACTTTTAACGCCATTACTGTTGACAATTGTCGCAGTATTTTGTTTTGCACCCGCAGCTTGGGCATTTTGTGGATTTTATGTAGCTAAGGCTGATACAAAGCTGTATAACAAAGCTTCTCAGGTGGTGATAGCACGGAATGGCGATCGCACCGTCCTAACAATGGCAAACGACTACCAAGGCGAAGTCAAAGATTTTGCGATCGTAGTACCAGTGCCAACAGTGCTGCAAAAAGACCAAGTTCGCGTTGCCCTACCCAGCATTATCGAACGCCTAGATGCTTTTAGTGCGCCGCGATTAGTGGAATATTTTGACCCAGATCCTTGTACCCCACTACCACTATTTTCCAGAAACGTATTTTTAAATTCAGCAGCAGGACGACAAGAAAATTTCGCCGCTCAGATAACAAGGGGCGATTTGGGTGTAACCGTCGAAGCGAGTTTCAACGTGGACGAATACGACATCGTGATCCTCAGTGCAAAAGAATCTGGGGGACTGGAAACTTGGCTGACACAAAATGGCTACAAAATCCCTCAAGGGGCAAAACAGTTACTTCAGCCCTATATCCGTTCCTCAATGAAATTCTTTGTTGCCAAAGTCAACTTGGATAAATTCGAGGAATCAGGCTACCAGCTTTTGCGTCCGCTACAAATTTCCTATGAATCACCCAAGTTCATGCTGCCAATTCGTTTAGGCATGATCAATGCCACGACAGAGCAGGATTTAATTGTCTATATCCTCTCGCCCCAAGGAGAAGCACAACTGACTAACTATCGGACGGTGAAAATCCCCTCCAACGTCAATCTTCCCGTGTTTATCAAAAATGAATTTGGTGAATTCTACAAATCCCTGTTCCAAACCGCTTACACCAAAGAAGGCAAGAGAGTCGGTTTTTTGGAATACAGTTGGGATATGGGTAGTTGCGATCCTTGTGCTGCCGATCCCCTTACCCAAGAGGAACTCAAGGAAGCAGGCGTATTTTGGCTAAATGATAATTCTCTAAGTAAGCAAACTAAGTTTACACCAATCCGCAGGTTTGCTCCTCCCCCTTTGAACAGTAACGTCTTCATCTCCCGTCTGCATGTCCGCTACACCCGCGACACATTCCCTGAAGACTTGATTTTCCTATTAACTGCCAACCGTGAATTATTCCAAGGGCGTTATGTTTTGCAATATCCATTTGAAGGGGAACTTCAGTGTGAGGCAGGTAAAGAATACAAACGGTCTTTGCCCAAGCGTTTTGAAGAAGAAGCGCAGACTCTAGCTAGGTTAACCAACGGAAATATCCAAGATATTCGCAAGAAAATGAAGTTGAGTGTCGGAGATCTCACATACACCTGGTTGGAAAATGTCCAGTCCTGGTTTGGATTAAATTGA
- a CDS encoding alpha/beta fold hydrolase: MQATTALSTTPIPGKYWQWRGHNVYYVRAGEKQAQRPPLLLVHGFGASTDHWRKNITGLCQDFEVFAIDLLGFGRSAKPKLQYSADLWRDQLHDFISEVIGQKAVLAGNSLGGYACLCVAAQRPDSAAGLVLLNSAGPFSESQPTSEPEALQSEIQPPKQPATLQKLLGDGTKWIFQQPLAQFLLFQYVRQGWVIRQTLEKVYLDKSAITDQLVEEIARPAYDPGAMEVFVSVFSTPQGEKVDVLLKQLTCPLLMLWGEADPWMNARERSQKFRQYYPELREHFLRAGHCPHDEIPDRVNQLLGDWVLSITK; the protein is encoded by the coding sequence ATGCAGGCAACTACAGCCCTCTCTACAACCCCAATTCCTGGTAAATATTGGCAGTGGCGCGGGCACAACGTTTACTATGTGCGTGCGGGAGAGAAGCAAGCGCAACGTCCGCCCTTGCTTTTGGTACATGGATTTGGTGCTTCCACAGACCACTGGCGCAAGAATATCACAGGATTGTGTCAAGATTTTGAAGTATTTGCGATCGACCTTTTAGGATTCGGGCGATCGGCAAAACCGAAATTGCAGTATAGTGCCGACTTATGGCGCGACCAACTCCATGATTTTATCAGTGAAGTTATTGGTCAAAAAGCAGTATTAGCAGGTAATTCCCTTGGTGGCTATGCTTGCTTGTGTGTCGCAGCACAACGTCCCGACAGTGCGGCTGGTTTAGTTTTGCTCAATAGTGCAGGGCCTTTTAGCGAAAGCCAGCCGACATCTGAGCCGGAAGCTTTACAATCAGAAATTCAGCCTCCCAAACAACCCGCTACTTTGCAAAAACTTCTTGGTGACGGCACTAAATGGATTTTTCAACAACCTTTAGCCCAGTTTTTGTTATTTCAATACGTGCGACAAGGTTGGGTAATTCGCCAAACTTTAGAAAAAGTTTATCTTGACAAAAGTGCAATTACAGATCAGTTAGTAGAAGAAATTGCTCGCCCTGCTTACGATCCTGGTGCAATGGAAGTATTTGTGTCAGTCTTTAGCACTCCTCAAGGGGAAAAAGTTGATGTGCTACTAAAGCAATTAACTTGTCCATTATTGATGTTGTGGGGAGAAGCTGACCCTTGGATGAATGCTAGAGAACGTTCCCAAAAGTTTCGTCAATATTATCCTGAACTTAGAGAACATTTTTTAAGAGCCGGTCATTGTCCCCATGATGAAATACCCGATAGAGTAAACCAACTTTTAGGCGATTGGGTTTTGTCTATTACTAAGTGA